In one Podarcis muralis chromosome 7, rPodMur119.hap1.1, whole genome shotgun sequence genomic region, the following are encoded:
- the LOC114601478 gene encoding free fatty acid receptor 2-like, producing the protein MSLYNIMVLAVYIFAFLAGLPANLLAFYTFQAKVRQKATPIEILLFNLTVSDVILLLFLPFKMVEAASDMTWPLPMFLCPLTNFCYYSSIYISTLFLMAISVERYLGVAYPIRYKLNRRPMYAVFASILFWFLACSHCSIIYVVELAVPDHNNETNPNSANASKCYESFSANQLDILLPVRLELCITLFFLPFLITLFCYVNLVRILASLPNIHARRKKRAVGIAVATLLNFAICFAPFNISHIVGIIQNESPSWRVYALLLSTLSASMDPAIFYFSSTAIQQTLAKCFSSLGQKIHAIMPWCYQFCGFCCGVEIDNSGVDKSSISNLGELPSEKIVRGW; encoded by the coding sequence ATGTCATTATACAACATCATGGTCCTTGCTGTCTACATCTTTGCCTTCCTGGCTGGCCTCCCTGCCAACCTCCTGGCCTTCTACACATTCCAAGCCAAGGTGCGCCAGAAGGCAACCCCAATAGAAATCCTCTTGTTCAACTTGACTGTGTCTGATGTCATCCTGCTCCTCTTTCTGCCCTTCAAGATGGTGGAGGCCGCTTCAGACATGACGTGGCCTTTGCCCATGTTCCTTTGCCCTCTCACCAACTTCTGTTACTACAGCAGCATCTACATCAGCACCCTGTTCCTCATGGCCATCAGCGTGGAGCGCTACCTGGGCGTTGCCTATCCTATCAGGTACAAGTTGAACCGGAGGCCAATGTATGCGGTGTTTGCCAGCATCTTGTTCTGGTTCCTCGCCTGCTCCCACTGCAGCATTATCTATGTTGTGGAACTCGCGGTGCCAGACCATAATAATGAAACCAACCCCAACTCTGCCAACGCCTCCAAATGTTATGAGAGTTTCTCCGCCAACCAGCTCGACATCCTCCTCCCTGTCCGCCTGGAGCTCTGCAtcaccctcttcttcctccctttcctcatcACCCTTTTCTGCTATGTCAACTTAGTCCGCATCCTAGCCTCCTTGCCCAACATCCACGCCCGCAGGAAGAAACGGGCTGTGGGGATCGCTGTGGCTACTTTGCTCAACTTTGCCATCTGCTTTGCTCCCTTCAACATCTCCCACATTGTGGGCATCATCCAGAATGAGAGTCCTTCCTGGAGAGTTTATGCTTTGCTCCTTAGCACCCTCAGTGCTTCCATGGACCCAGCAATCTTCTACTTCTCCTCCACTGCCATCCAACAAACCTTAGCCAAATGTTTTTCCAGCCTGGGGCAGAAGATCCATGCCATCATGCCATGGTGTTACCAGTTTTGTGGGTTCTGCTGTGGCGTCGAGATAGACAACAGTGGGGTTGATAAATCTTCTATTTCTAACTTGGGCGAGCTGCCTTCTGAAAAGATTGTGAGGGGCTGGTAG